Proteins from a genomic interval of Schistocerca cancellata isolate TAMUIC-IGC-003103 chromosome 8, iqSchCanc2.1, whole genome shotgun sequence:
- the LOC126095205 gene encoding cuticle protein 16.5-like: MFKQLIVVLAVVAACLAAPGPKPAPGLLASYVAAAPVAYTAPAVAAPVAYTAAAPVAYAAPYAAYAALPYRAAFYG, from the coding sequence CTGATCGTCGTCCTGGCCGTGGTGGCCGCCTGCTTGGCCGCCCCCGGCCCCAAGCCGGCCCCCGGCCTGCTGGCCAGCTACGTGGCCGCCGCCCCCGTCGCCTACACCGCCCCCGCCGTCGCCGCCCCCGTCGCCTACACCGCTGCCGCCCCCGTGGCCTACGCCGCTCCGTACGCCGCATATGCCGCTCTGCCCTACAGAGCTGCTTTCTACGGATGA